The following are encoded together in the Flavobacterium haoranii genome:
- a CDS encoding 2-hydroxyacid dehydrogenase produces the protein MNTSNIKILHIDSNHSLLWKQLEESGFQNEADFSSSKEEIETKIENYHGIVIRSRFKIDRNFIDKAKNLQFIARVGAGLESIDCDYALSKNIHLIAAPEGNRNAVGEHALGMLLSLFNNLNKADKEVKNGLWQREANRGHELDGKTVGIIGYGNMGKAFAKKLRGFDVKVLCYDILPNVVDENAIQVSLQELQREADVLSLHVPWTPETDKMVNSFFINQFAKPFWLLNLARGKCVVTKDLVLALQSEKILGAGLDVLEYEKLSFENLFDKESKNPDFEYLRNVDNVLLTPHIGGWTFESHEKLAQTIVDKIKQLYIS, from the coding sequence TTGAACACTTCAAATATTAAAATCCTTCATATCGATAGCAATCATTCTTTACTTTGGAAGCAATTAGAAGAAAGTGGCTTTCAAAATGAAGCTGATTTCTCTTCTAGCAAAGAAGAAATTGAAACAAAAATTGAGAACTATCATGGCATTGTAATCCGAAGCCGATTTAAAATTGATAGAAACTTTATCGACAAAGCCAAAAACTTACAATTTATTGCAAGAGTTGGTGCTGGTTTAGAAAGCATCGATTGTGATTATGCTCTCTCAAAAAACATTCATTTAATTGCCGCTCCAGAAGGAAATAGAAACGCAGTGGGCGAACATGCTCTTGGTATGTTACTTTCGTTATTTAACAACTTAAATAAAGCCGACAAAGAAGTTAAAAACGGATTATGGCAACGAGAAGCTAACAGAGGTCACGAATTAGACGGTAAAACGGTAGGGATTATAGGTTACGGAAATATGGGTAAAGCTTTTGCAAAAAAACTTAGAGGTTTTGATGTAAAAGTTTTGTGTTATGATATTTTACCGAATGTTGTCGATGAAAATGCCATTCAAGTTTCTTTACAAGAATTACAACGAGAAGCAGATGTTTTAAGTTTACATGTTCCTTGGACACCTGAAACAGATAAAATGGTAAATTCGTTTTTTATCAATCAATTCGCAAAACCCTTTTGGTTGTTGAATTTAGCGCGTGGAAAATGTGTTGTTACCAAAGATTTAGTCTTAGCGTTACAATCTGAAAAAATTTTAGGAGCTGGATTAGATGTTTTAGAATATGAAAAATTATCATTTGAAAATTTATTCGATAAAGAAAGTAAAAATCCTGACTTTGAATATCTTCGTAATGTAGATAATGTTTTACTTACACCACATATTGGAGGCTGGACATTTGAAAGTCATGAAAAATTAGCCCAAACTATAGTTGACAAAATAAAACAACTTTATATTTCATAA
- a CDS encoding VOC family protein, whose protein sequence is MNEKEPKRVTGIGGLFFKCQNPEEIRNWYANHLGLDTNNYGATFWWKDENGNECSTQWSPFKEDTSYFKPSEKAFMQNFRVENLEWLLEKLKEEGVTIVGEMETYEYGKFAWIIDPEGNKIELWEPVDTSLK, encoded by the coding sequence ATGAACGAAAAAGAACCTAAAAGAGTTACAGGAATTGGTGGTTTATTCTTCAAATGTCAAAACCCTGAAGAAATTAGAAATTGGTACGCTAACCATCTAGGATTAGATACTAATAATTATGGAGCAACATTTTGGTGGAAAGATGAAAATGGTAACGAATGTTCTACACAATGGAGTCCTTTTAAAGAAGACACTTCTTACTTTAAACCTTCTGAAAAGGCATTTATGCAAAACTTTAGAGTGGAAAATTTAGAATGGCTTTTAGAAAAATTGAAAGAAGAAGGTGTAACTATTGTTGGCGAAATGGAGACTTATGAATATGGAAAGTTTGCTTGGATTATAGATCCTGAAGGAAATAAAATTGAACTTTGGGAACCTGTTGATACTTCTTTGAAATAA
- a CDS encoding TM2 domain-containing protein has product METTRQTETWNNPPQENKKIVAGICAILIGGIGVHKFILGYTKEGVIQIILSLISCGVLGIIPFIEGIIYLTKSDAEFYETYQVNKRPWF; this is encoded by the coding sequence ATGGAAACAACTAGACAAACAGAAACTTGGAATAACCCACCTCAAGAAAACAAAAAAATTGTTGCAGGTATTTGTGCAATATTAATTGGTGGTATTGGGGTACACAAATTTATTTTAGGCTATACAAAAGAGGGTGTCATCCAGATTATCTTATCACTCATTAGCTGTGGTGTTCTTGGTATAATTCCTTTTATTGAAGGAATTATTTACCTTACAAAATCAGATGCCGAATTTTACGAAACGTATCAAGTAAATAAAAGACCTTGGTTTTAA
- a CDS encoding single-stranded DNA-binding protein: MKNKVQLIGHVGQVPEIKTVNNKKVANLTIATNDYYYNEKGDKVEQTEWHRVTAWGKPAEIIEKFVTKGKEIAVEGKLTHRSFDDKDGNKRYVTEVLVNEIMLLGK, from the coding sequence ATGAAAAACAAAGTACAATTAATCGGACACGTAGGTCAAGTGCCTGAAATTAAAACAGTAAACAACAAAAAAGTAGCCAACTTAACTATCGCTACAAATGATTATTATTACAATGAAAAAGGAGATAAAGTAGAACAAACCGAATGGCATAGAGTTACCGCTTGGGGAAAACCAGCAGAAATTATTGAAAAATTTGTTACTAAAGGAAAAGAAATTGCTGTAGAAGGTAAATTAACTCATAGAAGTTTTGACGATAAAGACGGTAATAAACGTTATGTCACAGAAGTTTTGGTAAATGAAATTATGTTATTAGGGAAGTAA
- a CDS encoding four helix bundle protein, translating to MDFKELLAYQKAFLLAMEIKKISDLFPKEEKFALTDQVRRSSRSVCANIAEAYRKRRYINHFISKLTDSDGENSETSVWLDFALECNYLSKEQHIDMVIKSEEIGRLINYMILNPTKFGCKL from the coding sequence ATGGATTTTAAAGAATTATTAGCCTATCAAAAAGCTTTTTTATTAGCTATGGAAATTAAAAAAATATCTGATTTATTTCCAAAAGAAGAAAAATTTGCATTAACAGATCAAGTTAGAAGATCATCAAGAAGTGTATGTGCAAACATTGCAGAAGCTTACAGAAAAAGAAGATATATAAATCATTTTATTAGTAAGCTAACTGATTCTGATGGTGAAAATTCTGAAACGTCTGTTTGGTTAGATTTTGCATTAGAGTGTAATTATTTATCAAAAGAACAGCATATTGATATGGTAATTAAATCTGAAGAAATTGGTAGACTAATTAATTATATGATTCTCAATCCAACAAAATTTGGTTGTAAATTATAA